Proteins co-encoded in one Flavobacterium fluviale genomic window:
- a CDS encoding SusC/RagA family TonB-linked outer membrane protein, with the protein MKKNKHVKMFFLGGNYLKLVLLLFMCILSTTVSAQESSITGKVVDNAGLPLPGVNVHAKGTSKSTQTDFDGNFTISVPAKSTLVFSFIGMDEVSVDTENKKNLKVVLKESSQALDEIIVVGYGTKKKSDVISSVASVKPEDMTKVATSDVGEMLRGKAAGVQVSLADGGPGSSSSIQIRGKKSINGSNEPIVIADGIVIGNINDINANDIASLEILKDAAAQSIYGARASNGVILITTKRGKTGKAKISYNGFSGVQTVNRNFDVYSGEEFAQLKREAYRTSNNGVYRPDNQVFTPLELESVQSGKYIDWEKLVLRTGVTNNHSLSISSGTDKTSIFSSINYINTSGVVPNSDYDKVAMRVNVDQRVTDWLKVGMNVSLQFSESNRPNVGNILNNAINTSPLGQVYNPDGSFRYLPGGIQETPNPLIDVYETNTNELNRNDIMNVFLDINLAKGFTYKLNASRRSWNYKALSFNTSKSLSGIANSGQGSGSITYKDNVEYQLSNILHYNFNLAEKNHFNATGVYEITSSEYSDFSNSASRIPSDILGIYGLESAFLNTPLIGGNERSLVSFAGKLEYDFDSKYYFTVSGRADGSSVFGANNKWGFFPAVNAAWNVSNEEFMKEHVPVISNLKLRASYGKVGNQPKDPYQSMATAVQRDYIINGVKVSGYVPGTQLSNPDLRWETSTQLNLAADFGLFKNRLTGTVEVYNTDTSDLLIYETLNANTGYTLKLSNIGKVNNKGLEVTLNGDLIKKKDFRLNVGATFTKNKNSIVSIYGKDADGDGREDDAVGNLWFIGKPIDVYYRYKAVGIYQEGENIPLVTGTTLYPGDIKLYDADPSNGANPNPDQDRVITSKMPDWFGTFSLALEYKQFDFSADIYTVQGVTRDNLFLYDYVRGGSLRGVKNGIKQDYWTPENPGGNWPRPRDGNDPPYINTLGLQDASYVRLQNVSVGFKFPENTIKSLGLSNMRLYVTGSNLVTITDYQSYSPEKEINDYPEPVTCVIGLQVGF; encoded by the coding sequence ATGAAAAAAAACAAACATGTAAAGATGTTTTTTCTTGGAGGAAATTATCTAAAACTAGTTTTATTGCTTTTTATGTGTATTCTCTCAACCACAGTGAGTGCACAAGAAAGTTCGATTACAGGAAAAGTAGTCGACAATGCCGGACTCCCGCTTCCGGGGGTAAATGTACATGCCAAAGGAACCTCAAAAAGTACACAAACCGATTTCGACGGGAATTTTACAATCAGTGTCCCGGCAAAAAGTACGTTAGTTTTTTCTTTTATCGGAATGGATGAAGTTTCTGTTGATACCGAAAACAAGAAAAATTTAAAAGTAGTATTAAAAGAAAGTTCTCAAGCGCTTGACGAAATTATCGTTGTAGGTTACGGCACGAAAAAGAAAAGTGACGTAATTAGTTCTGTTGCATCGGTAAAACCAGAAGACATGACCAAAGTAGCAACTTCTGATGTTGGTGAAATGCTTAGAGGTAAAGCAGCCGGAGTTCAGGTAAGTTTGGCCGATGGCGGACCAGGAAGTTCTTCTTCAATCCAAATTAGAGGGAAAAAATCTATTAACGGAAGCAACGAACCAATCGTAATCGCCGATGGAATCGTAATCGGAAATATTAATGATATTAATGCGAATGATATTGCTTCTCTAGAAATCTTAAAAGATGCGGCTGCACAATCTATTTATGGAGCAAGAGCATCCAACGGAGTTATTCTGATTACTACCAAAAGAGGAAAAACAGGAAAAGCAAAAATCTCTTATAATGGTTTTTCTGGCGTTCAAACTGTCAATAGAAACTTTGATGTTTACAGCGGAGAAGAATTTGCACAGCTAAAAAGAGAAGCATACAGAACTAGTAATAATGGCGTTTACAGACCAGATAATCAGGTTTTCACTCCATTAGAATTAGAATCTGTTCAATCTGGAAAATATATTGATTGGGAAAAATTGGTTTTAAGAACAGGCGTGACTAATAACCATAGTTTGAGTATTTCATCTGGAACAGATAAAACAAGTATATTTTCGAGCATCAACTACATCAATACTTCAGGAGTAGTTCCAAATTCGGATTATGATAAAGTAGCAATGAGGGTAAATGTGGATCAGAGAGTTACAGATTGGTTAAAAGTAGGGATGAATGTTTCGCTTCAGTTCTCAGAATCAAATCGTCCTAATGTAGGTAACATTTTAAATAATGCTATAAATACATCACCGTTAGGGCAGGTTTATAATCCAGACGGCTCTTTCCGTTACCTTCCAGGAGGAATTCAGGAAACACCAAATCCGCTTATTGATGTTTATGAAACCAACACAAATGAATTGAATAGAAATGATATCATGAATGTCTTTCTAGATATTAATCTGGCAAAAGGTTTTACTTATAAATTAAATGCCAGCCGCAGATCTTGGAATTATAAAGCTTTGTCTTTTAATACTTCAAAATCGCTTTCTGGGATTGCTAACTCAGGACAGGGAAGCGGCAGCATTACTTATAAAGACAATGTAGAATATCAGTTAAGTAATATTTTGCATTACAACTTCAACTTAGCTGAAAAAAATCATTTTAATGCAACTGGGGTTTATGAAATTACCTCATCGGAGTATAGTGATTTTAGTAATTCAGCAAGCAGAATTCCAAGTGATATTTTGGGTATTTACGGTTTAGAAAGTGCTTTCTTAAATACACCTTTAATTGGAGGAAACGAAAGATCTCTTGTTTCGTTTGCAGGAAAATTAGAATATGATTTTGACAGTAAATATTATTTCACCGTTTCAGGAAGAGCCGACGGGTCTTCAGTATTTGGAGCAAATAATAAATGGGGATTTTTCCCAGCGGTAAATGCAGCATGGAATGTTTCGAATGAAGAGTTCATGAAAGAACACGTTCCAGTTATCAGCAATTTAAAATTAAGAGCAAGTTATGGTAAAGTAGGTAACCAGCCAAAAGATCCTTACCAAAGTATGGCAACTGCCGTGCAGAGAGATTATATTATTAATGGCGTAAAAGTTTCAGGATATGTGCCAGGCACGCAATTATCAAATCCCGATTTAAGATGGGAAACCTCAACACAGCTTAACCTTGCAGCCGACTTTGGTTTGTTCAAAAACAGATTAACGGGTACAGTTGAGGTTTATAATACCGATACTTCAGATTTGCTGATTTATGAAACATTAAATGCCAATACGGGATATACCTTGAAACTTTCAAATATTGGAAAGGTAAACAATAAAGGTCTGGAGGTTACTTTGAACGGTGATTTAATTAAAAAGAAAGATTTCAGATTGAATGTTGGAGCAACTTTCACTAAAAATAAAAACAGCATAGTAAGTATCTACGGAAAAGATGCAGATGGCGACGGAAGAGAAGATGATGCCGTTGGAAACTTATGGTTTATTGGAAAACCAATTGATGTTTATTACCGATACAAAGCAGTTGGAATTTATCAGGAAGGCGAAAATATTCCGCTAGTTACAGGAACAACTTTGTATCCTGGAGATATCAAATTATATGACGCAGATCCGTCAAATGGTGCCAATCCAAATCCGGATCAGGACAGAGTGATCACTTCCAAAATGCCGGATTGGTTTGGTACTTTCTCTTTGGCTTTAGAATACAAACAATTCGATTTCTCAGCAGATATTTATACGGTTCAGGGTGTTACCAGAGATAACTTGTTTTTATACGATTATGTGCGTGGAGGATCTTTAAGAGGCGTTAAAAACGGTATCAAACAAGATTATTGGACACCAGAAAATCCTGGAGGAAACTGGCCGAGACCAAGAGACGGAAATGATCCGCCTTACATCAATACTTTAGGATTACAAGACGCTTCCTATGTTCGTCTTCAAAACGTTTCGGTTGGATTTAAATTTCCAGAAAATACAATTAAATCGCTGGGGTTGAGCAATATGAGACTTTATGTAACAGGAAGCAACTTGGTTACCATTACAGATTACCAATCTTATAGTCCAGAAAAAGAAATAAACGATTATCCTGAGCCTGTTACTTGTGTTATTGGCTTACAGGTAGGTTTTTAA
- a CDS encoding hybrid sensor histidine kinase/response regulator transcription factor — translation MKNIKNGILSFILFFAIAVSSYAQSSDLYFDHINYDTRFSQSMISSIHQTKKGFIWIGTANGLISYDGYDFLRYVYNKDILNSISNNHVNVILEDNKREIWVGTNNGLNLFNKNEKSFLRVDVQKIKGGRNYISSIIQDDQNKIWVGTFGGIKRLDRQKYLLEEISNDHNSPFRKSRVLSLFYDRNYGVLVGTSKGLECFDPKNGSKKALPKIWSDNTSLLKSKIWKILKEKNGDVWFATEANGVFHFDASQNSITNFLLNTSKRKSLSSNWVNDIVEVDANTIWFATKNGLCVYKKDRNEFTKYGHNALESYSLSDDDVKCFLKDRHNDIWIGTNGGGVNFFQKTNTNFTNVREVIKPNFGLNTAFVNAVARENDGSVWVGTNGGGLNYLDFRNNKSTSYAIESYDFDKSVNMITALVNQNEQYLFCGTFNGLFKFNKNSKTFQFISLSRKDSKERERPITSLLMDNGDLWVGTNGNGLKKVMPDGTVEIYMADGTSNSLSDNFITDIINRKNGLWIATQYGLNYFDKKLKQVTKVFKTGSTNGLSNNSLTVMFTDSKNRFWIGTESGGVNLFDERKGRFFEINRSMGFTDETIKSISEDSEGNIWISDNNLLYKIKTKKLSPAFRISDFEITSYSSKDGLKVKQFSNNCSLQLNAKELVFGCSNGLVLFNPSKLIKTEDKAPIVLTKLIVNNEEIKPGNKEVTLEKRISETSEITLKHDQGYIGIEFSAMNFISPEKSEYAYKLESSFNKDDWHNIGSQHYINLTNLNSGTYLLKIKTSNGGGEWNPTIKTLKIIMLPPWWKTWWAYVLYLGLLAGAAVLLFRFLRNRELLKQTYYLDQVEKERQEELYKMKLDFFTNVSHEIRTPLTLISGPVEELLSGAEKNSNLEHKLKTIKSNSDRLLKLVNELMDFRKAEKGSMKIYCEQQDIVSFCFDIYESFRGIAVEKKIDYKFVLNINTALLYFDKNQMEKVIYNLLSNAFKFTSKNGKITLAVEQKEDSDSIEIKVKDNGIGIPENRKKKIFKNFFQLDERGSANLGSGIGLALSKSIVELHHGEIKVQTEADANFNTIFTITLKKGKEHFKKSQIVENAIKIEENANPISDVKTEIDIYEPEYLDESDNSTKKTVLVIEDNEEVLSFINDILYSDYKVLRFTDAIKALEYMEKEIPDLILTDVMMPEMDGFELCKILKTSQNTNHIPVILLTAKSSTLNRIEGLSTGADAYISKPFSIEELKLTIANLLSAKEIMRQKYGEGFIADAEQENVNTPEGQFVKKLTQIIEANLDNTDFDVNDLVNEIGMSRTVLYKKVQMLTNHSVAGFIKNMRLKKAASLLSNTSYSVSEVTYMVGFNDRKHFSKEFKKFYNLSPTEYKSAQVKN, via the coding sequence ATGAAAAACATTAAAAACGGCATCTTAAGTTTTATTCTATTTTTTGCAATTGCTGTGAGTTCGTATGCTCAAAGTTCAGATTTGTATTTTGATCATATTAATTATGATACCCGTTTTTCGCAGAGCATGATTTCGAGTATTCATCAAACCAAAAAAGGATTTATATGGATCGGAACAGCGAATGGTTTGATTAGTTACGATGGCTATGATTTTCTGCGATATGTGTATAATAAAGACATTCTCAACAGCATCAGCAACAATCATGTTAATGTAATTTTAGAAGATAATAAAAGAGAAATTTGGGTAGGAACGAATAATGGCTTAAACCTTTTTAATAAAAACGAAAAGAGTTTTCTACGAGTTGATGTTCAGAAAATCAAAGGCGGACGAAACTATATTTCATCTATAATCCAAGACGATCAAAACAAAATCTGGGTTGGGACTTTTGGCGGTATCAAACGTCTGGACAGACAAAAATATTTGTTGGAAGAAATCTCAAACGATCATAATTCGCCATTTAGGAAAAGCAGGGTTTTGTCTTTGTTTTACGATCGTAATTACGGCGTTTTAGTCGGTACTTCTAAAGGTTTAGAATGTTTTGATCCTAAAAATGGTTCTAAGAAAGCTTTGCCAAAAATTTGGAGTGATAATACATCTTTGTTAAAATCTAAAATCTGGAAGATTCTAAAAGAAAAAAATGGCGATGTATGGTTTGCAACCGAAGCCAATGGCGTATTCCATTTTGATGCAAGTCAGAATTCAATAACCAATTTTCTGCTAAATACGAGTAAAAGAAAAAGTTTATCGTCAAATTGGGTGAATGATATTGTTGAGGTTGATGCCAATACAATCTGGTTTGCTACAAAAAACGGACTATGTGTTTACAAGAAAGACAGAAATGAATTTACGAAATACGGTCATAATGCGCTGGAGAGTTACAGTCTTTCAGACGATGATGTGAAATGTTTTCTTAAAGACCGACATAATGATATTTGGATTGGAACCAACGGCGGCGGTGTCAACTTTTTTCAAAAAACTAACACCAATTTTACCAATGTAAGAGAAGTTATAAAACCCAATTTCGGATTAAATACTGCTTTTGTAAATGCAGTGGCACGAGAAAATGACGGATCGGTTTGGGTGGGAACCAACGGCGGCGGTTTAAATTATCTTGATTTTAGAAACAATAAAAGTACTTCGTATGCTATTGAAAGTTATGATTTTGACAAAAGCGTAAATATGATAACTGCTTTGGTCAACCAAAACGAGCAGTATTTGTTTTGCGGAACTTTCAACGGATTATTTAAGTTCAATAAAAACAGTAAAACTTTTCAGTTTATATCGCTTTCGCGAAAAGATTCTAAAGAACGAGAACGTCCAATTACGTCTCTTTTAATGGATAATGGCGATCTGTGGGTGGGTACAAATGGCAACGGATTAAAAAAAGTAATGCCAGATGGAACGGTTGAAATTTACATGGCAGATGGAACTTCCAATTCACTGAGCGATAATTTCATTACGGATATTATCAACAGGAAAAACGGACTTTGGATTGCCACACAATATGGCTTAAACTATTTTGATAAAAAATTAAAACAAGTTACCAAAGTATTTAAAACAGGTTCCACAAACGGATTGTCGAACAACAGTTTAACCGTCATGTTTACTGATTCTAAAAATAGATTTTGGATTGGTACCGAAAGCGGAGGCGTAAATTTATTTGACGAACGGAAAGGCCGTTTTTTCGAAATCAACCGCTCAATGGGTTTTACGGATGAAACTATAAAAAGCATTTCAGAAGATTCTGAGGGAAATATCTGGATTAGCGACAATAACCTGCTTTATAAAATAAAAACCAAAAAGCTAAGTCCAGCTTTTAGAATTTCTGATTTTGAGATTACGTCGTATTCTTCCAAAGATGGTTTAAAAGTCAAACAGTTTTCGAACAACTGCAGTTTACAGCTCAATGCAAAAGAATTGGTTTTTGGATGTTCAAATGGTTTGGTGCTTTTTAATCCTTCGAAATTAATCAAAACAGAAGATAAAGCGCCAATTGTCCTGACGAAGCTTATCGTAAACAACGAAGAAATTAAACCAGGAAATAAAGAAGTTACACTGGAAAAACGAATTAGCGAAACTTCCGAAATCACTTTAAAACACGATCAGGGATACATCGGAATAGAATTTAGTGCGATGAATTTTATTTCACCAGAAAAAAGCGAATATGCTTATAAATTAGAAAGTTCATTTAATAAAGACGATTGGCATAATATCGGGTCGCAGCATTATATCAATTTGACAAATTTGAATTCTGGAACGTATCTGCTAAAAATAAAAACTTCAAATGGCGGCGGAGAATGGAATCCGACAATTAAAACCTTAAAAATTATTATGCTGCCGCCGTGGTGGAAAACGTGGTGGGCTTATGTTCTTTATCTTGGATTATTGGCCGGCGCCGCTGTTTTATTATTCCGTTTTTTACGAAACCGAGAATTATTAAAACAAACCTATTATTTGGATCAGGTCGAGAAAGAAAGACAAGAAGAATTGTATAAAATGAAACTCGATTTCTTTACGAATGTTTCGCACGAAATTAGAACGCCTCTTACGCTTATAAGCGGACCCGTTGAAGAACTTTTGAGCGGTGCCGAAAAGAATTCGAATCTGGAACATAAATTAAAAACCATTAAAAGTAATTCTGACCGCTTATTAAAATTGGTCAATGAACTAATGGATTTTAGAAAAGCCGAAAAAGGGAGTATGAAAATCTATTGCGAGCAGCAGGATATTGTTTCGTTCTGTTTTGATATTTATGAATCGTTCCGCGGAATTGCCGTTGAGAAAAAGATTGATTACAAATTTGTACTTAATATTAATACCGCGCTGCTTTATTTCGATAAAAACCAAATGGAAAAAGTGATTTACAATCTCCTTTCGAATGCATTTAAATTCACTAGTAAAAATGGAAAAATCACTTTGGCTGTAGAGCAAAAAGAAGATTCTGATTCTATCGAAATAAAAGTAAAAGACAATGGAATTGGTATTCCAGAAAATAGAAAAAAGAAAATCTTTAAAAACTTTTTTCAGTTAGACGAACGCGGCAGCGCCAATTTGGGAAGCGGTATTGGTCTGGCTTTGAGTAAAAGTATTGTAGAACTGCATCACGGAGAAATAAAAGTACAAACAGAAGCTGATGCCAATTTCAATACGATATTTACCATTACATTAAAGAAGGGGAAAGAGCATTTTAAAAAATCGCAGATTGTTGAAAATGCAATTAAAATAGAAGAAAACGCCAATCCTATTTCTGATGTTAAAACCGAAATTGATATTTATGAACCGGAATATCTGGACGAATCTGATAACAGTACAAAAAAGACGGTTCTCGTAATTGAGGACAACGAAGAAGTACTTTCGTTTATAAACGATATTTTATACAGCGATTATAAAGTGCTGCGATTTACAGATGCCATAAAAGCTTTAGAATATATGGAGAAAGAAATTCCAGATCTTATCCTGACAGATGTTATGATGCCCGAAATGGATGGTTTTGAATTGTGTAAAATTTTAAAAACGAGTCAAAATACCAATCATATTCCAGTGATACTTTTAACGGCAAAATCTTCGACTTTAAATAGAATTGAAGGACTTTCGACAGGCGCAGATGCTTATATTTCGAAACCTTTTAGTATTGAAGAATTAAAATTAACCATTGCCAATTTATTATCTGCCAAAGAAATAATGCGTCAAAAATACGGTGAAGGTTTTATTGCAGATGCTGAGCAGGAAAATGTAAACACGCCCGAAGGCCAATTTGTAAAAAAACTAACTCAGATCATCGAAGCCAATCTCGATAATACAGATTTTGATGTAAATGATTTAGTAAATGAAATAGGAATGAGCAGAACAGTTCTTTATAAAAAAGTACAAATGCTGACTAATCATTCTGTAGCAGGATTTATCAAAAACATGAGATTAAAGAAAGCGGCAAGTCTTTTGTCCAATACCAGTTATTCCGTTTCTGAAGTAACCTATATGGTTGGTTTTAATGATCGAAAACACTTTAGTAAAGAATTTAAAAAGTTCTACAATCTTTCTCCTACTGAATATAAAAGCGCTCAGGTTAAGAATTAA
- a CDS encoding 5'-methylthioadenosine/S-adenosylhomocysteine nucleosidase family protein — translation MIQINQTASFAIEDILFSFALESEAAEVFKGHNTLITGIGKVNAAYELTKAIQKKKPSIIINLGSAGSSCFQKGEVICCAKFVQRDMDVRGLGFAQYETPLSGLPPVLEYGLLMDNLNEGICGTGDNFEMGHCSDAYQVVDMEAYALAMIAMKEDIPFLCLKYISDGADDNAAEDWTVQVHRAAIAYGKILGLIEETEIVS, via the coding sequence ATGATACAAATTAATCAAACGGCATCTTTTGCCATTGAAGACATATTATTCTCATTTGCCCTGGAATCTGAAGCAGCAGAAGTTTTTAAAGGCCATAATACTTTAATTACAGGAATCGGAAAAGTAAATGCGGCTTACGAATTGACAAAAGCAATTCAAAAGAAAAAGCCTTCGATAATTATAAATCTTGGATCGGCGGGAAGCAGTTGTTTTCAAAAAGGCGAAGTTATCTGTTGTGCCAAATTTGTACAGCGAGATATGGATGTTCGCGGATTAGGATTTGCACAATACGAAACGCCATTATCTGGTTTGCCTCCAGTTCTAGAATATGGTTTGTTAATGGATAATTTAAATGAAGGAATCTGCGGAACCGGTGACAACTTCGAAATGGGTCATTGTTCTGATGCTTACCAAGTGGTCGATATGGAAGCCTATGCTTTAGCCATGATCGCCATGAAAGAGGATATTCCGTTTTTATGCCTCAAATATATTTCTGATGGCGCCGATGATAATGCTGCAGAGGACTGGACGGTTCAGGTGCATAGAGCCGCTATTGCTTATGGTAAAATTTTAGGATTGATTGAAGAGACAGAGATTGTTTCTTAA
- a CDS encoding DUF6642 family protein, translating to MDNEKFIFCLEGVKDIDDISPTHVVKCLEELAIDQGISSIHKTCDTIEGLEESLNILLYEDHNFKDYEIIYLAMPGQENNICLHDYYYSLEEIAELFEGKMKGKIIHFANLKVLDLNEEEAQYFLDITGARAISGYGSTYNKIASCSTIDKAFFSLYQENDNLFEVVEDLYAKHYNLCKLLDFRLYY from the coding sequence ATGGATAATGAAAAATTTATTTTCTGCCTTGAAGGTGTTAAAGATATAGACGACATCAGCCCCACACATGTGGTAAAATGTCTGGAAGAACTGGCGATTGACCAAGGCATTTCGAGCATTCATAAAACTTGCGACACGATTGAAGGTTTAGAAGAAAGTTTGAATATTTTACTTTATGAAGATCATAATTTTAAGGATTATGAAATCATTTATCTGGCGATGCCGGGACAGGAAAATAACATCTGCCTTCATGACTATTACTACAGTTTAGAAGAAATTGCCGAACTGTTTGAAGGAAAAATGAAAGGCAAAATTATTCATTTTGCAAATCTTAAAGTTTTAGATTTAAACGAAGAAGAAGCTCAATATTTTTTAGACATTACGGGTGCAAGAGCCATCTCTGGGTACGGATCTACTTATAATAAAATTGCAAGCTGCAGTACAATTGATAAAGCATTTTTTAGTTTGTATCAGGAGAACGATAATCTTTTTGAGGTTGTCGAAGATCTGTATGCCAAACATTATAATTTGTGTAAACTGCTTGATTTTAGACTATATTATTAA
- a CDS encoding helix-turn-helix domain-containing protein — translation MKTKGAEKIKTYEAKGFREKFLGEDNPMHLLFKSNSDHFFCLEIEEVMQMRHPVPPSKHSCHTLIFISSGRHVMKLGYQEYTTTDNEMIMVPAGQIFSLDNVNSIHKGYICQFHPDILIRKYGSRELLNDFDFLKISGNPKITLTPPEISPITNILDRLKKEYSETAFTDLNIVQSYLITLFYEMNKNAVKTSKGISAAEVITGKFKELIHDQIKTQHQVNYYASLLNVTPNHLNKCVKTVTGKSAVKWIDDNILLEAKYLLFQTSLSVGEIAVQVGFEDQSYFSRFFKKAEGISPIRYRKMIDKS, via the coding sequence ATGAAAACAAAGGGAGCTGAAAAAATAAAGACTTACGAAGCAAAAGGATTTCGGGAGAAATTTTTAGGAGAAGACAATCCGATGCATTTGCTTTTCAAATCAAATTCGGATCATTTCTTTTGTCTGGAGATTGAAGAAGTAATGCAGATGAGGCATCCTGTTCCACCTTCTAAACATTCTTGCCATACCTTAATTTTTATTTCATCAGGAAGGCATGTCATGAAACTGGGTTATCAGGAATATACCACGACGGATAATGAAATGATTATGGTGCCTGCAGGTCAGATTTTTTCGCTTGACAATGTAAACAGTATACACAAAGGCTATATCTGCCAATTCCATCCCGATATTTTAATTCGAAAATACGGCAGCCGTGAATTGCTGAATGATTTTGATTTTTTAAAAATATCAGGAAATCCTAAAATTACACTTACTCCTCCAGAAATAAGTCCTATTACCAATATTTTGGATCGATTGAAAAAAGAATATTCAGAAACTGCATTTACAGATTTGAATATTGTTCAGTCTTATTTGATTACTTTATTTTATGAAATGAATAAAAATGCTGTAAAAACTTCTAAAGGTATTTCGGCTGCTGAGGTGATTACGGGAAAATTTAAGGAACTTATTCATGATCAAATAAAAACACAGCATCAAGTTAATTATTATGCGTCATTGCTAAATGTTACGCCGAACCATTTGAATAAATGTGTCAAAACAGTAACTGGAAAATCGGCAGTAAAATGGATTGACGACAACATATTATTAGAAGCCAAATATTTACTGTTTCAAACCTCACTTTCTGTAGGCGAAATCGCAGTACAAGTAGGTTTTGAAGACCAGTCGTACTTTAGCCGTTTTTTCAAAAAGGCCGAAGGAATTTCACCCATTCGTTATCGAAAAATGATTGATAAGTCCTAA
- a CDS encoding pentapeptide repeat-containing protein codes for METKLYQNRIFDTIDYSEQRLSNTEFVNCEFVNCSFSKSDLSHNDFLDCTFKNCNLSLAVLKNTGLKNIKFIGCKLMGLDFSAANSFLFSMNFQDCILDYSTFIYKKLKKTNFADCSLKEADFSNTDLSLAVFKNCDLSNATFVECILEKADFRTSRNYAFDPSENKIKGTKVSHAALAGLLQKFDLVIE; via the coding sequence ATGGAAACTAAATTATATCAAAACCGAATATTTGATACGATTGATTACTCAGAACAGCGTTTATCGAACACTGAATTTGTAAACTGTGAATTCGTTAACTGCAGCTTTTCTAAAAGTGATTTGAGTCATAATGACTTTTTGGATTGTACTTTTAAAAACTGTAATCTTTCTTTGGCAGTTCTTAAAAACACTGGATTAAAAAACATAAAATTTATTGGCTGTAAGTTAATGGGGTTGGATTTCAGCGCTGCTAACAGTTTTTTATTTTCGATGAATTTTCAGGATTGCATTTTGGATTATTCTACTTTCATTTATAAAAAGCTGAAAAAAACCAACTTTGCAGACTGCTCTTTAAAAGAAGCTGATTTTTCTAATACAGATTTATCTCTGGCTGTTTTTAAAAACTGCGATCTTTCTAATGCCACTTTCGTGGAATGTATTTTGGAAAAGGCAGATTTTAGAACTTCCAGAAATTATGCTTTTGATCCATCAGAAAATAAAATTAAGGGAACAAAAGTTTCGCACGCCGCACTTGCCGGTTTATTGCAAAAGTTTGATTTAGTTATTGAATAA